In Cedecea neteri, a single genomic region encodes these proteins:
- a CDS encoding LacI family DNA-binding transcriptional regulator translates to MVTLEDVAAHAGVSRATVSRVVNGDTKVKSQTRVKVEAAIAELGYSPNPAARALASSQSHSIGLVTTSYTGGFFGALMDMVQSEAESHGKQLLVTQGRGVEENERNAIQRLYNLRCDGLILHVRAIADETLLQLAERGNRFIVLDRDVPALSSRCVVFDHRLASHMATRYLLDAGHLAIACLHGPTQRASSLLRRQGFLDAMEEQGITPVAVVEGEYDMPSGYRQTSALLDEYKISALYCCNEEMAVGAMLAITERGLRIPLDISLICYDSGDRAAFVRPALTSVYFPIGDMARYATRKLLNEHCENESFLPCIIARDSVRNLR, encoded by the coding sequence ATGGCGACACTAAGGTCAAATCGCAAACCCGCGTTAAAGTGGAAGCTGCGATTGCTGAACTGGGCTATTCTCCCAATCCTGCAGCCAGAGCGCTAGCGTCCAGCCAGAGCCATTCTATTGGTCTGGTGACCACATCTTACACCGGGGGCTTCTTCGGGGCGCTGATGGATATGGTGCAAAGCGAAGCTGAATCCCACGGCAAGCAACTCCTGGTAACGCAGGGGCGTGGCGTAGAAGAGAACGAGCGCAATGCCATTCAGCGGCTCTACAATCTGCGCTGTGATGGCTTGATCCTCCATGTCCGTGCCATCGCGGACGAAACGCTGCTTCAACTGGCGGAACGAGGTAACCGGTTTATCGTCCTCGACAGAGACGTGCCCGCATTAAGCTCGCGCTGCGTGGTCTTCGATCATCGTCTTGCTAGCCACATGGCCACCCGCTATTTGCTGGATGCCGGCCATCTGGCGATTGCTTGCCTGCATGGGCCGACCCAGCGCGCCTCCAGCCTCTTACGACGCCAGGGTTTTCTTGATGCCATGGAAGAACAGGGCATAACCCCGGTCGCAGTGGTGGAAGGGGAATACGATATGCCCAGCGGCTATCGGCAAACCTCGGCCTTGCTGGATGAATATAAAATCAGCGCCCTTTATTGCTGTAACGAAGAGATGGCCGTCGGGGCGATGTTGGCCATTACGGAGCGGGGTTTACGCATTCCTCTGGATATATCCCTTATTTGTTATGACAGTGGCGATCGTGCGGCATTTGTTCGCCCTGCATTAACCAGCGTTTATTTCCCAATAGGCGATATGGCCCGCTACGCGACGCGTAAATTACTGAATGAGCATTGTGAGAATGAATCTTTTTTACCTTGCATCATTGCTCGTGATTCCGTTCGTAATTTACGTTAA
- a CDS encoding EAL domain-containing protein: MIVSLDSVYCSHFYYRPAVRPDDSILGVEIVANFVGADVPVRIPTELLIPQLAPEQHLELFREKLTKIEKHQNFFITRQLVVWVHINETIIDALMNNQDLYIRLKALPFIELMISESFPDLNSGKMNLRLAWMAERFPLGLADFGAGDATTKSIFDGLFRHVIMDRFFVQKQLPGRTFSPFMLAIIGQVSPFCQALLIAGIDSASARRKAQGLGFAAMQGKLWPLVPPEELASLFPPHEGLVH, encoded by the coding sequence ATGATTGTTTCACTTGATAGTGTTTATTGTTCTCATTTCTACTATCGCCCCGCCGTCAGGCCGGACGATAGCATTTTGGGCGTCGAAATCGTTGCTAACTTCGTGGGTGCAGACGTGCCGGTTCGTATTCCAACTGAATTGTTAATTCCTCAGCTTGCGCCGGAACAGCATCTCGAACTGTTTAGAGAAAAATTAACGAAAATAGAAAAACATCAAAATTTCTTTATCACCCGGCAACTTGTTGTCTGGGTTCATATTAATGAAACTATTATTGATGCGCTAATGAACAACCAGGATTTATATATCCGGCTAAAGGCTTTGCCGTTTATTGAATTAATGATTAGTGAAAGCTTTCCTGATTTAAATAGCGGCAAAATGAATTTAAGACTGGCCTGGATGGCTGAACGTTTCCCACTCGGTCTGGCTGACTTTGGTGCAGGCGATGCCACCACAAAATCTATTTTCGATGGCCTGTTCCGGCATGTAATCATGGATCGCTTTTTTGTTCAGAAACAGCTTCCAGGCCGCACTTTCTCGCCCTTTATGCTTGCCATTATTGGGCAGGTTTCCCCGTTTTGTCAGGCTTTGTTGATTGCCGGGATAGATTCCGCCAGCGCGCGGCGTAAAGCGCAGGGTTTAGGCTTTGCAGCTATGCAGGGTAAGCTCTGGCCGCTGGTGCCGCCGGAGGAACTGGCCTCACTTTTCCCCCCTCATGAAGGCCTGGTTCACTAA
- the selO gene encoding protein adenylyltransferase SelO translates to MTNTLAFLNTWHDELPGFYSELTPTPLKNARLLYHSQPLADELGIDASFFAAPQQGIWSGETLLPGMQPLAQVYSGHQFGVWAGQLGDGRGILLGEQQLADGRRVDWHLKGAGLTPYSRMGDGRAVLRSTIREFLASEAMHALGIPTTRALTIVTSDTPVQRETVEQGAMLLRVSESHLRFGHFEHFYYRREPEKVQQLADYAIRHHWPHLQGLDDRYELWFTDVVARTAALIASWQTVGFAHGVMNTDNMSILGLTMDYGPYGFLDDYQPEFICNHSDYQGRYAFDNQPAVGLWNLQRLAQTLSPFITAAKLNAILDGYQPAIMRAFGQRMRAKLGLFTEQQADNQILSELFALMSKEGSDYTRTFRMLSMTEQLSAASPLRDEFIDRASFDAWFGRYRERLQAEQVSDAERQQKMQAVNPALVLRNWLAQRAIEAAEKGDTGELAKLHEALLQPFSDREDEMTQRPPDWGKRLEVSCSS, encoded by the coding sequence ATGACCAATACTTTAGCTTTTCTGAATACCTGGCACGATGAGCTGCCGGGGTTCTACAGCGAATTAACCCCCACGCCGCTGAAAAATGCCCGGCTGCTTTATCACAGCCAGCCGCTGGCTGACGAGCTGGGGATTGACGCCTCGTTTTTTGCTGCACCACAGCAGGGGATCTGGAGTGGGGAAACGCTGCTGCCTGGCATGCAGCCGCTCGCCCAGGTTTATAGCGGGCACCAGTTCGGCGTCTGGGCCGGGCAGTTGGGGGACGGGCGAGGTATTTTGCTGGGTGAGCAGCAGCTGGCGGACGGGCGCAGGGTTGACTGGCACCTCAAAGGCGCAGGCTTGACGCCATACTCACGCATGGGTGATGGCCGGGCCGTGCTGCGCTCCACTATCCGGGAGTTTCTTGCCAGCGAAGCCATGCATGCTTTAGGCATCCCGACGACGCGCGCATTAACGATAGTCACCAGCGATACTCCGGTACAGCGTGAAACGGTTGAACAGGGGGCAATGCTGCTGCGGGTGTCCGAAAGCCATCTGCGTTTCGGGCATTTTGAGCATTTTTACTATCGCCGCGAGCCGGAAAAAGTTCAGCAGCTTGCCGATTACGCCATTCGTCACCACTGGCCGCATTTGCAGGGGCTTGATGATCGCTATGAGCTGTGGTTTACCGACGTGGTGGCACGTACCGCCGCGCTAATTGCCAGCTGGCAAACGGTAGGCTTTGCCCACGGGGTAATGAACACCGACAACATGTCGATTCTTGGTCTGACCATGGACTACGGCCCGTATGGCTTCCTCGACGACTACCAGCCTGAGTTTATCTGCAACCATTCCGACTACCAGGGCCGGTATGCCTTCGACAACCAGCCTGCGGTAGGGCTCTGGAACCTGCAGCGCCTGGCGCAGACGCTGTCTCCGTTTATTACTGCCGCTAAACTGAACGCGATTCTGGACGGCTATCAGCCGGCCATCATGCGTGCTTTTGGCCAGCGGATGCGTGCCAAACTGGGACTGTTTACCGAACAGCAGGCCGATAACCAAATCCTGAGTGAGCTCTTCGCCCTGATGAGCAAAGAAGGCAGTGATTACACGCGCACTTTCCGTATGCTGAGCATGACTGAACAGCTTAGCGCGGCGTCACCGTTGCGGGATGAGTTTATCGACAGGGCAAGTTTTGATGCCTGGTTCGGGCGCTATCGTGAGCGGCTTCAGGCGGAGCAGGTGAGTGATGCAGAACGCCAGCAGAAAATGCAGGCGGTGAACCCGGCGCTTGTCTTACGCAACTGGCTGGCGCAGCGGGCAATCGAAGCCGCCGAAAAGGGAGATACTGGTGAACTGGCGAAACTCCACGAGGCGCTGCTCCAGCCGTTCTCCGATCGTGAGGATGAGATGACTCAGCGCCCACCTGACTGGGGAAAACGGCTGGAAGTCAGCTGTTCAAGCTGA
- a CDS encoding heme ABC transporter ATP-binding protein, with the protein MNEVLSTHDISLKLGHRYLIDNVNVSLRPGEVVALIGPNGAGKSTLLRLLTGFQQPDSGRVALAGQDLNQWSNEALSRKRAVMRQQSSMAFSWTVEDVIAMGRAPWPQASTASVVAEVMALTGCEDLSGRDFCRLSGGEQQRVQLARALAQLWCDGQPHGWLFLDEPTSALDLYHQQHVLRLLRRLAQTGTLSVCVVLHDLNLAALWADRIVLLHKGRLVADGTPDEVLEEQTLQRWYQADLRVFRHPEHPVPQVGLRQ; encoded by the coding sequence ATGAATGAAGTTCTGTCCACGCACGATATTTCGCTGAAGCTGGGCCACCGTTATCTGATTGATAATGTCAATGTCAGCCTGAGACCGGGTGAAGTTGTGGCGCTGATTGGCCCGAACGGCGCGGGCAAATCCACGCTGCTGCGGCTATTAACCGGGTTTCAACAGCCTGACAGCGGGCGCGTTGCGCTGGCGGGCCAGGATTTGAATCAGTGGTCTAACGAAGCCCTTTCCCGCAAACGGGCGGTGATGCGCCAGCAAAGCAGCATGGCCTTTAGCTGGACGGTGGAAGATGTGATTGCCATGGGTCGCGCGCCCTGGCCGCAGGCGTCAACGGCCAGCGTCGTGGCGGAAGTCATGGCGTTGACCGGGTGTGAAGATCTTAGCGGCAGGGATTTTTGCCGCTTATCCGGCGGCGAGCAGCAGCGGGTGCAGCTTGCCCGGGCGCTGGCGCAGCTCTGGTGCGACGGGCAGCCTCACGGCTGGCTGTTTCTGGACGAGCCTACGTCGGCGCTGGATCTCTACCACCAGCAGCATGTGCTGCGCCTGCTGCGTCGCCTGGCGCAAACGGGGACGTTATCGGTTTGCGTGGTGCTGCACGATTTAAATCTGGCGGCACTCTGGGCCGACCGTATCGTGCTGTTGCATAAAGGCAGGCTGGTCGCGGACGGGACGCCTGATGAAGTGCTGGAGGAACAAACGTTACAGCGCTGGTATCAGGCCGATCTGCGGGTGTTCCGACATCCGGAGCACCCGGTTCCACAGGTAGGCCTGCGCCAGTAA
- a CDS encoding FecCD family ABC transporter permease, with the protein MGLVLLAMALIASNLGAMRLSVAVLWQAHDDTLRDIWLNIRLPRVLLAALIGGALALSGCVMQGLFRNPLADPGLLGISSGAALAVGLSIVMPLALPAVLALYAPMLAAFVGSLAVTLAIFLLSRKGSNSLSRLLLVGIAINALCGAAVGVLSWISNDAQLRQLSLWGMGSLGQAQWSTLLATASLILPASLGIWLLSKRLNLLQLGDEEAHYLGVDVKTTQRHLLILSALLVAAAVAISGVIGFVGLVVPHLVRMWLGSDHRWLVPGSVLAGAMLLLVADTLARTIVAPAEMPVGLLTSLIGGPWFLAMIFRSKESAR; encoded by the coding sequence ATGGGGCTGGTTTTGCTGGCAATGGCGCTTATTGCCTCTAACCTCGGCGCCATGCGGCTGTCCGTGGCCGTGCTGTGGCAGGCGCATGACGACACGTTGCGCGACATCTGGCTCAACATCCGTCTGCCGCGGGTGCTGCTGGCGGCGCTGATCGGCGGCGCTCTGGCGCTGTCGGGCTGCGTGATGCAGGGGTTGTTCCGTAACCCGCTTGCCGATCCGGGTCTGCTTGGGATCAGCAGCGGGGCCGCGCTGGCGGTGGGTCTGTCGATTGTCATGCCGCTGGCTCTGCCGGCGGTTTTGGCGCTTTATGCCCCTATGCTGGCGGCGTTTGTCGGTAGCCTGGCGGTAACGCTGGCGATTTTCCTGCTTAGCCGGAAAGGCAGCAACAGTTTATCTCGCCTGCTGCTGGTAGGCATCGCCATCAATGCGCTGTGCGGCGCGGCGGTTGGCGTGCTGTCGTGGATAAGCAATGACGCTCAGCTACGCCAGCTCTCTCTGTGGGGCATGGGGAGCCTGGGCCAGGCGCAATGGTCCACGCTGCTCGCCACCGCGTCGCTTATTCTTCCCGCAAGCCTGGGCATCTGGCTGCTTTCAAAGCGCCTGAACCTGCTCCAGCTTGGTGATGAAGAGGCACATTACCTGGGCGTGGATGTCAAAACCACTCAGCGGCATTTGCTGATCCTGAGCGCCTTGTTGGTTGCCGCGGCGGTGGCCATCAGCGGCGTTATCGGCTTCGTTGGTCTGGTCGTCCCGCATCTGGTACGCATGTGGCTAGGTTCAGACCATCGCTGGCTGGTGCCCGGCTCCGTACTGGCCGGCGCCATGCTACTGTTGGTCGCCGATACCCTGGCGCGAACGATTGTCGCCCCTGCAGAAATGCCGGTTGGCCTGTTGACCAGCCTGATAGGCGGCCCCTGGTTCCTGGCGATGATCTTTCGCAGCAAGGAGAGCGCGAGATGA
- a CDS encoding heme/hemin ABC transporter substrate-binding protein, with protein sequence MKRLLLAILALPLMAGAAERVVTIGGDVTEIAWALGAGQDVVARDSTSLHPDAVKKLPDVGYLRQLNAEGILAMRPTLVLASAQAQPSMALKQVEASKVKVVTVPAENTLESIDAKVAAVATALGKTTEGDKLRKTLHDQLAAIPAKPLGKKVLFIMSHGGMTAMAAGQETAADAAIHAAGLDNAMQGFKRYQPLSQEGVIASKPDLILVTTDGVKTLGGEANVWALPGLAQTPAGKNKQLMVVDDMALLGFGIDTPQTILDLRKKAEQLP encoded by the coding sequence ATGAAACGCCTGCTACTCGCCATCCTCGCCCTGCCGTTAATGGCAGGTGCGGCCGAGCGCGTGGTAACCATCGGTGGCGATGTCACCGAGATTGCCTGGGCTCTGGGTGCGGGTCAGGATGTGGTGGCTCGTGATAGCACGAGCCTTCATCCCGATGCCGTGAAAAAACTGCCGGATGTGGGCTACCTGCGCCAGCTTAATGCCGAGGGCATTCTCGCCATGCGCCCAACGCTGGTGCTGGCCAGCGCTCAGGCTCAGCCTTCCATGGCGCTGAAACAAGTAGAAGCCAGCAAAGTGAAGGTGGTTACCGTCCCGGCGGAAAATACTCTCGAGAGCATTGATGCCAAAGTGGCCGCCGTGGCTACCGCGCTGGGTAAAACGACCGAAGGCGACAAGCTTCGCAAAACGCTTCACGACCAGCTAGCGGCCATCCCGGCCAAACCGCTGGGCAAAAAAGTGCTGTTCATTATGAGCCACGGCGGAATGACTGCCATGGCTGCCGGGCAGGAAACCGCTGCGGATGCTGCGATTCATGCCGCCGGGCTGGACAATGCCATGCAGGGCTTCAAGCGCTACCAGCCTCTGTCCCAGGAAGGCGTGATCGCCAGCAAACCTGATCTGATCCTGGTTACCACCGATGGGGTGAAAACCCTCGGCGGGGAAGCTAACGTCTGGGCGTTACCAGGGCTTGCACAAACGCCAGCCGGGAAAAATAAGCAGCTGATGGTCGTCGATGACATGGCGCTACTCGGTTTTGGGATTGATACCCCACAAACGATCCTCGACCTGCGCAAAAAAGCGGAGCAACTGCCGTGA
- a CDS encoding hemin-degrading factor, which produces MSQRYDSWIQLKQEHPKKYARDIAKLMQISEAELTHARVGHDAWRLNGDVKEIFAALEAVGETKCICRNEYAVHEQVGRFENQHLNGHAGLVLNPRALDLRLFLNQWASVFHVREETARGERQSIQFFDHQGDALLKVYTTDNTNVEAWSEVLTRFIHTDNPALAIKAVEEAVMTPTVEADKVDAEWRAMTDVHQFFQLLKRHQLTRQQAFRLVKDDLACRVDNEALSQLLNQAKEDGNEIMIFVGNRGCVQIFTGEIRKVVPMENWVNVFNPEFTLHLMGDTIAESWVTRKPTADGHVTSLELFAADGTQIAQLYGQRTEGQPEQEQWRLQIEALIGKGLAA; this is translated from the coding sequence ATGAGTCAGCGTTACGACAGCTGGATCCAGCTTAAGCAAGAGCACCCGAAAAAATATGCACGGGATATCGCCAAACTGATGCAAATCAGCGAAGCGGAACTGACCCATGCCCGCGTCGGACACGACGCATGGCGCCTAAATGGCGATGTGAAAGAGATCTTCGCCGCGCTGGAAGCCGTGGGTGAAACCAAGTGTATCTGCCGCAACGAATATGCCGTTCACGAGCAGGTAGGCCGCTTTGAGAACCAGCACCTGAACGGCCACGCCGGGCTGGTGCTGAACCCTCGTGCGCTGGATCTGCGTTTGTTCCTGAACCAGTGGGCGAGCGTGTTCCACGTCCGGGAAGAGACCGCACGTGGCGAACGTCAGAGCATTCAATTCTTTGACCATCAAGGCGACGCGCTGCTGAAGGTGTACACCACCGACAACACTAATGTCGAAGCCTGGAGCGAAGTCCTGACCCGTTTCATCCACACCGACAACCCGGCGCTGGCAATCAAAGCCGTTGAAGAAGCGGTGATGACGCCAACGGTTGAGGCCGACAAAGTGGACGCGGAATGGCGGGCAATGACCGACGTGCACCAGTTCTTCCAGTTGCTGAAACGCCACCAGCTGACTCGCCAGCAGGCTTTCCGTCTGGTGAAAGACGATCTGGCCTGTCGCGTAGACAACGAAGCGCTTTCCCAGTTACTGAACCAGGCGAAAGAAGACGGCAACGAGATCATGATTTTCGTCGGCAACCGCGGCTGCGTGCAGATCTTCACCGGTGAAATCCGCAAAGTGGTCCCGATGGAAAACTGGGTCAACGTCTTCAACCCGGAATTCACCCTGCACCTGATGGGCGATACCATTGCCGAAAGCTGGGTGACCCGTAAACCGACCGCCGACGGCCACGTGACCAGCCTCGAGCTGTTTGCCGCCGACGGCACGCAAATTGCCCAACTGTATGGCCAGCGTACCGAAGGCCAGCCGGAGCAAGAGCAGTGGCGTCTGCAGATTGAAGCCCTGATCGGCAAAGGGTTAGCGGCATGA
- a CDS encoding TonB-dependent hemoglobin/transferrin/lactoferrin family receptor — MPCTNTAGFRLSVLTLAVFTALPAFAKDEQMTVVATGNQRSTFEAPMMVSVIDANSPESQTSTSAADMLRKVPGITIDGTGRTNGQDINMRGYDRRGVLTLVDGIRQGTDTGHLNSTFLDPALIKRIEVVRGPAALLYGSGALGGVISYETADAADLLFDGQNSGFRVFGTGGTGDHSIGMGASAFGRTDNLDGVVAWSSRDRGNLRQSDGETAPNDENIGNLLTKGTWYIDSAQSLSGSLRYYNNNAQEPKNPQTPDASASSNPMTNRSTIQRDAQLKYHLDPQDNDWLNATATAYWSEARINAETPNQGGEFRKQTTKGGKLENRSRLFSDSFAANLLTYGSEYYRQEQAPGGLTTGFPQAKINFGSGWLQDEITLRDLPISILAGTRYDNYSGSSQGYKDVDADKWSSRGAVSVTPTDWLMLFGSYAQAFRAPTMGEMYNDSKHFSIGTRYTNYWVPNPNLRPETNETQEYGFGLRFDNLAMANDGLEFKASYFDTKAKDYISTTVDFAKATTMSYNVPKAKIWGWDVTAKYTADLFSLDTAYNRTRGKDEDTGEYISSLNPDTVTTTLDIPVSHSGFSVGWVGTFAERSTHISSSYAQQPGYAVSDFYVSYKGQQQLRGLTTTLVFGNAFDKEYWSPQGLPQDGRNGKIFVSYQW, encoded by the coding sequence ATGCCTTGCACCAACACAGCAGGATTTCGTCTGTCTGTACTCACGTTAGCCGTATTTACCGCCCTGCCCGCTTTCGCGAAAGACGAACAAATGACCGTGGTTGCCACCGGTAACCAACGCAGCACTTTCGAAGCCCCGATGATGGTGAGCGTTATCGACGCGAATTCGCCTGAGAGCCAGACGTCCACTTCCGCCGCTGACATGCTGCGCAAAGTTCCGGGGATCACCATCGACGGTACCGGGCGCACCAACGGCCAGGACATCAACATGCGCGGTTACGACCGCCGCGGCGTGCTGACGCTGGTCGATGGCATTCGTCAGGGCACCGACACCGGCCACCTGAACAGTACTTTCCTCGATCCCGCGCTGATTAAACGTATTGAAGTTGTGCGTGGCCCGGCAGCTCTGCTGTACGGCAGCGGCGCGCTGGGCGGCGTTATCTCTTATGAAACCGCCGACGCCGCCGACTTGCTTTTTGACGGGCAAAACAGTGGCTTCCGCGTCTTTGGCACCGGCGGTACCGGCGACCACAGCATCGGCATGGGCGCCAGCGCCTTTGGCCGCACCGACAACCTGGACGGCGTTGTCGCCTGGTCCAGCCGCGATCGTGGTAACCTGCGCCAGAGCGACGGCGAAACGGCGCCAAATGACGAAAACATTGGCAACCTGCTGACCAAAGGTACCTGGTATATCGATTCGGCACAGTCGCTGTCCGGCTCCCTGCGTTATTACAATAATAATGCTCAGGAACCGAAAAACCCGCAGACGCCGGATGCCTCAGCCTCCAGCAACCCGATGACCAATCGCTCCACCATTCAGCGCGACGCGCAGCTGAAATACCACCTCGACCCGCAGGATAACGACTGGCTGAACGCGACCGCGACGGCCTACTGGTCCGAAGCTCGTATCAACGCTGAAACTCCTAACCAGGGCGGTGAATTCCGTAAACAGACGACCAAAGGCGGCAAGCTCGAAAACCGCAGCCGTCTGTTTAGCGACAGCTTCGCGGCTAACCTGCTGACCTACGGCAGTGAATATTACCGTCAGGAACAGGCTCCTGGTGGCCTGACGACTGGTTTCCCTCAAGCGAAAATCAACTTTGGTTCCGGCTGGCTGCAGGATGAAATCACCCTGCGCGACCTGCCGATTTCTATCCTGGCCGGGACGCGCTATGACAACTACAGCGGCAGCAGCCAGGGCTATAAAGACGTGGATGCCGACAAGTGGTCATCACGCGGGGCGGTGTCTGTCACCCCAACCGACTGGCTGATGCTGTTTGGTTCCTATGCTCAGGCGTTCCGTGCGCCAACCATGGGCGAAATGTACAACGACTCCAAGCACTTCTCTATCGGCACTCGTTACACCAACTATTGGGTACCAAACCCGAACCTGCGCCCGGAAACCAACGAAACGCAGGAATACGGGTTCGGTCTGCGCTTCGACAATCTGGCCATGGCTAACGATGGCCTGGAATTCAAAGCCAGCTACTTCGACACCAAAGCGAAGGATTACATCTCCACCACCGTGGACTTCGCCAAAGCGACCACCATGTCCTACAACGTGCCAAAAGCAAAAATTTGGGGCTGGGACGTGACCGCGAAGTACACCGCCGATCTGTTCAGCCTGGATACCGCCTATAACCGTACCCGCGGTAAAGATGAAGATACCGGCGAGTACATCTCCAGCCTGAACCCGGACACCGTCACCACCACCCTGGATATCCCTGTGTCACACAGCGGCTTCTCCGTGGGCTGGGTCGGCACCTTCGCCGAGCGTTCCACCCATATCAGCAGCTCCTATGCACAGCAGCCGGGCTACGCGGTCAGCGATTTTTATGTCAGCTATAAAGGGCAACAGCAGCTGCGCGGTTTAACCACCACGCTGGTGTTTGGTAACGCCTTCGATAAAGAGTACTGGTCACCGCAGGGTCTCCCGCAGGATGGCCGTAACGGTAAAATTTTCGTGAGCTATCAATGGTAA
- the hemP gene encoding hemin uptake protein HemP — protein MDKPFTPARPQPATEPRQVDSKALLGADGRVVIVHEGQQYLLRQTQAGKLILTK, from the coding sequence ATGGACAAACCATTCACCCCCGCCCGCCCACAGCCCGCGACAGAGCCTCGCCAGGTTGACAGCAAAGCATTGCTAGGTGCCGATGGCCGCGTTGTTATCGTCCATGAAGGGCAGCAATATCTGTTACGCCAGACTCAGGCCGGGAAGCTGATCCTGACCAAATAA
- the aroH gene encoding 3-deoxy-7-phosphoheptulonate synthase AroH gives MNKTDELRTARIDSLVTPAELTERFPVSAEVAQHVTAARRRIEKILTGEDKRLLVIVGPCSIHDLDAAMDYARRLKTLREKHQDRLEIVMRTYFEKPRTVVGWKGLISDPELNGSYRINYGLEQARRLLLQVNELGVPTATEFLDMVTGQYIADLISWGAIGARTTESQIHREMASALSCPVGFKNGTDGNTRIAVDAIRAARASHMFLSPDKQGQMTIYQTSGNPYGHIIMRGGKQPNYHAEDIAAACDTLGAFDLPEHLVIDFSHGNCQKQHRRQLDVCEDVCTQIRNGSRAIAGIMAESFLKEGTQQIVAGQPLTYGQSITDPCLNWEDTETLVAMLAQATDRRF, from the coding sequence ATGAACAAAACAGATGAATTGCGAACCGCGCGCATCGACAGCCTGGTGACACCGGCTGAGTTAACCGAGCGCTTCCCGGTTTCCGCTGAGGTAGCCCAGCACGTTACCGCCGCACGCCGCCGGATAGAAAAGATCCTCACCGGCGAAGATAAGCGCCTGCTGGTGATCGTCGGCCCTTGCTCGATCCACGATCTTGACGCCGCGATGGACTATGCTCGCCGCCTCAAAACGCTGCGTGAAAAACATCAGGATCGTCTTGAGATCGTGATGCGCACCTATTTCGAAAAACCCCGCACCGTGGTTGGCTGGAAAGGGTTAATTTCCGATCCTGAACTGAACGGCAGCTACCGCATTAATTATGGCCTCGAACAGGCCCGCCGCCTGCTGCTGCAGGTCAACGAGCTGGGTGTCCCTACCGCAACAGAATTCCTGGATATGGTGACCGGGCAGTACATCGCCGACCTGATTAGCTGGGGCGCGATTGGCGCACGCACAACCGAAAGCCAGATCCACCGCGAAATGGCGTCCGCACTCTCCTGCCCGGTCGGCTTTAAAAATGGCACCGATGGCAATACCCGCATTGCGGTGGATGCCATTCGCGCCGCACGTGCCAGCCACATGTTCCTCTCCCCGGATAAACAAGGGCAGATGACGATTTACCAGACCAGCGGCAACCCTTACGGCCATATTATTATGCGCGGCGGCAAGCAGCCGAATTACCACGCGGAAGACATTGCCGCGGCCTGCGATACGCTGGGTGCGTTTGACTTGCCTGAACATCTGGTGATTGATTTCAGCCACGGTAACTGCCAGAAGCAGCACCGCCGCCAGCTGGATGTTTGCGAGGATGTTTGCACGCAAATTCGCAATGGTTCTCGGGCGATTGCCGGGATCATGGCGGAAAGCTTCCTGAAAGAAGGGACGCAGCAAATCGTCGCTGGCCAACCCCTGACTTACGGGCAGTCAATCACCGATCCTTGCCTTAACTGGGAAGATACGGAAACGCTGGTCGCGATGCTGGCTCAGGCCACTGACAGACGCTTCTGA